The sequence below is a genomic window from Haloferax mediterranei ATCC 33500.
GTGAGGACGTCGGCAAAAACGGCGGCGTCTTCCGCGCAACCGAGGGTCTCTGGGACGAGTTCGGTGACGACCGCGTCATCGACACGCCCCTCGCAGAGTCCGGTATCGTCGGCACGGCCGTCGGCATGGCCGCGATGGGCCTGAAGCCGGTTCCCGAGATTCAGTTCTCCGGCTTCATGTACCCCGGATACGACCAGATTATCAGTCACATGTCGCGGTACCGGACCCGAACCCGCGGGCGCTACACGCTCCCGATGGTGCTTCGCGCACCCTACGGTGGCGGCATCCGCGCGCCGGAGTCGCACTCCGAATCCAAGGAGATGTTCTACGCGCACGAGGCCGGACTGAAGGTCGTCATTCCCTCGACGCCCTACGACACGAAGGGGCTGCTTATCTCCGCGATTCGCGACCCCGACCCGGTCATCTTCATGGAACCCAAACTCATCTACCGCGCATTCCGCGGTGAGGTTCCCGAAGAAGACTACACCGTGCCAATCGGTGAGGCCGCCGTCCGACGCGAAGGGACGGACGTGTCGGTGTTCACCTACGGCGCGATGACGCGACCGACGCTCGAAGCGGTCGAGAACCTCGAAGAGGAGGGCATCGACGCCGAAGTCGTCGACATTCGCACCATCTCGCCGATGGACCGCGAGACCGTCGTCGAGTCGTTCAAGAAGACCGGTCGCGCGGTTGTCGTCCACGAGGCTCCGAAGAACGGCGGTCTCGGTGCCGAGATTACGGCGACGATTCAGGAAGAGGCGCTTCTCTACCAGGAAGCGCCCGTAAAGCGCGTCGCGGGCTACGACGTGCCGTACCCACTGTACGCACTGGAGGACTACTACCTCCCCTCGGTCGCCCGCGTCGAAGAAGGTATTCGTGAGGCGGTGAACTTCTGAAACAATGGCGCTCAAGGAATTCAAACTCCCCGACGTCGGTGAAGGCGTCGCAGAAGGCGAACTCGTAACGTGGCACGTCGCACCGGGCGACGAAGTAACTGAGGACCAGGTACTCGCAGAGGTCGAGACCGACAAGGCACTCGTCGACGTTCCCTCGCCGTTCAACGGGACGGTCAAAGAACTACTCGCAGAAGAGGGCGAAATGGTCCCCGTCGGCAACGTCATCATCACTATTCAGGTCGGTGGCGAAGAAGAGGCCGAAACAGCCGAACCCGAGGCTGAGGCAGAACCCGAAGCACCGGCCGCGGAGGAAAGCGGCGAAGCCGAATCCGGCGGGCGCGTGTTCGCCTCGCCGAGCGTCCGACGCCTCGCCCGGGAACTCGACGTCGACCTCGCGTCCGTCGACGGCAGCGGTCCGAGCGGTCGCGTGACCGAAGGCGACGTTCGTTCGGCCGCCGAGGCGGCCGAGGCTGCCGAGGAAGCGGAGAGTAGCCGTCCGCGCAACGTCGAGATAAACGGAGAGTCCGCGACCGAAAAGCGCGACGAGGGCACTGCGGCAGTAGCAGAGAGCGCTGACCGCCAGCAGACCCTCGCCGCGCCCGCAACCCGTGCACTGGCCGAAGAGAAGAGCGTCGACCTCAACGCCGTTCCCGCGACCGAAATGCGCGACGGCGAGGCGTTCGTCACGCCCGAGGCTGTCAGCGAGTACGCACAGGCCCAGCAACAGGCGCAGGCCGCGGACGCCGAAGCCGTCTCTGCGGAAGCCGAGGCAGGTACTGCGGCGACCGAGACCGCCGAAGCCGGTCCCGCCGCTGGCGAGCGCGTCCCCTACAAGGGCGTCCGCAAAGCTATCGGCAACCAGATGGAGCAGTCGAAGTACACTGCGCCGCACGTCACGCACCACGACGAAGTGGACGTGACCGAACTCGTCGAACTTCGCTCGCAGCTCAAGCCCGTCGCCGAGGAACAGGAGACGAAGCTCACCTACATGCCGTTCGTGATGAAGGCGGTCATCGCGGCGCTGAAGGACTTCCCGTACATGAACTCCCAACTCGACGAGGAGAACGAGGAAATCGTCCTCCGCGACGAGTACAACATCGGTGTCGCCGCCGCGACGGACGCCGGTCTCATGGTCCCGGTCGTCCACGACGCCGACCGCAAGGGCATGCTCCAACTCGCAGACGAGATGAACGAGAAGGTCCAGAAGGCCCGCGACCGCAAGATTTCGCCCGCAGAGATGCGCGGTGGTACCTTCACCATCACCAACATCGGCGGCATCGGCGGCGAGTACGCGACGCCCATCATCAACTACCCAGAAGTGGCGATTCTCGCGCTCGGAGCCATCAAAGACAAGCCACGTGTGGTTGACGGTGAAGTCGTGCCACGAAAGGTTCTCACACTCTCGCTTTCGTTCGACCACCGCATCGTCGACGGCGCACAGGGTGCTCGCTTCACGAACCGTGTGAAGGAACTACTCGAAGACCCCAAGCTGTTGGTGCTCGAATAATGGTCGTCGGAGACATCGCAACCGG
It includes:
- a CDS encoding alpha-ketoacid dehydrogenase subunit beta is translated as MSAQNLTIVQAVRDGLYTEMNLDDEVLVMGEDVGKNGGVFRATEGLWDEFGDDRVIDTPLAESGIVGTAVGMAAMGLKPVPEIQFSGFMYPGYDQIISHMSRYRTRTRGRYTLPMVLRAPYGGGIRAPESHSESKEMFYAHEAGLKVVIPSTPYDTKGLLISAIRDPDPVIFMEPKLIYRAFRGEVPEEDYTVPIGEAAVRREGTDVSVFTYGAMTRPTLEAVENLEEEGIDAEVVDIRTISPMDRETVVESFKKTGRAVVVHEAPKNGGLGAEITATIQEEALLYQEAPVKRVAGYDVPYPLYALEDYYLPSVARVEEGIREAVNF
- a CDS encoding dihydrolipoamide acetyltransferase family protein, yielding MALKEFKLPDVGEGVAEGELVTWHVAPGDEVTEDQVLAEVETDKALVDVPSPFNGTVKELLAEEGEMVPVGNVIITIQVGGEEEAETAEPEAEAEPEAPAAEESGEAESGGRVFASPSVRRLARELDVDLASVDGSGPSGRVTEGDVRSAAEAAEAAEEAESSRPRNVEINGESATEKRDEGTAAVAESADRQQTLAAPATRALAEEKSVDLNAVPATEMRDGEAFVTPEAVSEYAQAQQQAQAADAEAVSAEAEAGTAATETAEAGPAAGERVPYKGVRKAIGNQMEQSKYTAPHVTHHDEVDVTELVELRSQLKPVAEEQETKLTYMPFVMKAVIAALKDFPYMNSQLDEENEEIVLRDEYNIGVAAATDAGLMVPVVHDADRKGMLQLADEMNEKVQKARDRKISPAEMRGGTFTITNIGGIGGEYATPIINYPEVAILALGAIKDKPRVVDGEVVPRKVLTLSLSFDHRIVDGAQGARFTNRVKELLEDPKLLVLE